TTATTGGCGGAAATGCTTTTGATTTTCCCGTCTTTGATTTCCACACAGTATAATTCGGTATTTGTGTGAACTACCTCTCCTTCTTCATAAACAAATCCTGTTTCAAGCCGCACGTTCTTCAGCAGGTAGCTTTTTCCGGCATTGCCTGCCGCATCACCGGCAAACGCTTCCGCGGACGCCAGTAAGCCGGTAGCAAAAGCCATCCCTGCCATTCCTAATCCAGACATTCTTATAAATTCCTTTCGGGATATTTCGGTTTTCTTCATAGTCCCCATCATTTTTCACAAAATTAATCTTCATAGTCGTTTATGCTGTGAAGGATTCATGATATGCCTTGAAAGATTTATCAATAATTCGCCGGTTATTATAAATCTTTCAAGTATCCGTATAGATAGCACAAAGTTCTGGAGATATTTACCGCTTACTTTGTTGTAATAATCCGGAATAAAAAATGGAACAAATGGATAAAATAGCAAACGACAGTCGTTATACATTCAAAAATGTACTGCTGGAAACGGGGTTTGAGTATGATGGGGAAGAAGTGGTAAAGACAAAAACCGCGCTTTTCTGTGTTGAAATAGAAGACGGTAAGATAAAGGCTATCGCACCCAACGATCCTGCTAAGGATGCCATTGATGCGAAAGGCTGGCTGATGCTTCCTGCATTTAAGGATATGCACGCCCATTTGGATAAGATGCTCTATGGTTTGCCATGGCAGGCTGTTTCGGCGAAAAGGAGAACCGTGAAGGATCAGATAGCCTATGAGCAGAAGATGATCCCTGAATGGCTGAAAACTTCCGTGGAACGGACAGAAAAACTGATTGAGTTTCTGCAATCAAACGGTACACACTATATCCGTTCTCATTTTAATATCGATCCTACCTCCGGCTTTGATTCATTAAAACACCTGGAGATAGCGCTGAAGAACAAACAGAAAACGGCAGGGGCGGAGTTGGTCGCTTTTCCCCAGCATGGGGTGTTTTACACCAACACGGCTCCTTTGTTAAAAGAAGTGGCAAAAATGGACATAGATTTCATCGGCGGAGTAGATCCATATTCCATTGATGGAAGTATAGAAAAAACTATGGACCTGATCACGCAGCTGGCTATCGATCACAACAGGGGAATTGATATTCATTTGCATGAGGCAGGTGAATCCGGTGTGAAGACGATAGAATACCTGATTAACAAGGCAAATGAAAATCCGGTGCTTCGTGGCAAAACCTTTGTGAGCCACGCTTTTGCGCTGGGTCATCTTTCAGGGGTAGAAACGGAGCGCATGGCGGCACGACTGGCTGAAGCTGGTGTAGGCATTGTTTCTTCTGTGCCTTTCGGCAATACCATTATGCCAATTCCCGTGTTAAGAAAGCATGGCGTAGAAGTACTGGTGGGTAACGATAATATCCAGGATCACTGGAGCACATTCGGACCAGGCAACATGCTCCGGAAGGCAAAGCTCATCGCTGGTCTTTATGGCTATACTTCCGAATGGGCACTTTCAAGAACGCTGGCCTTTGCTACAAGGTATGTGCTTCCATTGGATGATAAAGGCAACCAGCAATGGCCTAAAGCAGGCAACGACGCAGATCTTGTATTCCTGGAAGCATCCTGCTCTGCCGAAGTAGTGGCAAGGGTTTCACCTGTTAAATCGTTGGTGCATAAAGGAAATATTGTATTCTGATCAATGCCGGTTTATCTGCCCCGTTATAAATCTTTCAAGATTCAGGAGGAAAAACGCAAAGGTAAGTTATACGGGGCAGGTACCTTTGTTGTGCTTAAAATTTCATTTATATGAAGAATGTAAAAAAAGTAACCAGCCTTCTTTTATTGGCGGTATGTAGCATCTTTTTCTTTAGCTGCAGCAAAGATAAAGACCCTGAGCCGAAACAACTCACACCAGCTGAAACGCTTGCCAGTACTCCCTGGGAAACTACCAATGCAAAAAATAACAAAGGAGAAAACGTGGTGTTGACCGATGCAAACGTATCTAACTTTGTAGGTTTCGCTTATTTCAAGGCAGATGGTACATTCACCATGTACAACCTGGACAATTCACCGAAAATGCATGGCGACTGGACGGTTTCCGCTGATGGAAAAACCCGTACTATCGTTGCGAAGAATGATGCAGGCGCCGTGTTGTTCACCCGTGTGGTTGACATCACTGTTCTGACAAAACAGGAGTTTACCTACCGTATTTATCCTGATAGTAACGACAAAACGGTATACTTCGATATTATCCATACACCAACCACTCACGCGGAACCTAAAAAGTAGCAGGATAACCTGATTATTAAGATGGATTGGCTCTGCCTGTTTTCAGGGCCAATCCATTTTTTATTGCCATAAATTTTCATATTTTAGAAGTTGAACTTCCAACTTAATTGGTTGATATGAAGATTTACGATGATACAAGCTACATCCCTGTTTTAGGTCTCCATGAATTCAGGAAGGGCCAGCTGGCTGGCAGGGAAGAATTCCTCTTCAATGAACTGCATGGTGAACGGCATATCGAAAAGCCGCATAAGCATGATTTTTTTATCATCAATCTGTTTGAATCGGCAAAAGGGGTTCATAATATCGATTTTCACGATTATCCAATCGGAAATAAGCAAATTCATGTGCTGTTTCCCGGACAGGTACATACCTGGAGTATCAAGCCCAATACAACGGGCTACCAGCTGATGATACAGCAGCGTTTTTTCGAACGCTTCGCACCATTCTTCCGTTTTTCGTTTTCGAATTACATGAATCATCCGGTGATCCCGCTGACCAACAATAATTTCAAATTGCTGAAGTATGAATTTGATGCGATCAAGGATGAACTGAGTTCGCCTGACTCCGTACAGGAGATTATCAGCGCGCGCGCCGCCGTTATTGCCGCGATTGTAAGTAAAGAGGCAGAGAATATTTTTACTGATTTGAAAGTATTGCAATCTAATCCGAGGCTTGCACAATTCAATATGCTGATTGATAAATTTTACAAGCGGGAAAAACTGGTGGGGTTCTATGCTTCAAAGTTGCATATCTCTGCCAACTATTTGAATATTCTTTGTAAAAATCAGCTTCATGTATCGGCTACTAAATTGATACAGCAACGAGTGCTGCTGGAAGCAAAGCGGCTGTTGCAGACAACGGATCTGTCTATAAAGGAAATTGCGTTTGAGCTTGGCTTTGTGGATCATGCGTATTTTTCTAATTTTTTTAAGGCACAGGCAGGGGTTACGCCGACGCAGTTCAGGGAGGGATAGTCAGGAAAATTGCCAATGAAAAGCTGGAAGCAAAGCTGCCAGCCCTTCACTGGCTTCACCGGTAAGAATCCACCATCCACATGATCTTCTTCAAATGCCGTATAGCCACGCCCGTAGCTAGCGGGTTTCCGACTTGTTAAACATACCACGCAGGCCTTTCCGATTCATTGCACCAGAAAAGTGCTGCTTGCCCGAGTGCTGATCCATCCGGATGGACTAGCCGCCATATCACACCATCATAAATCGTGAAAGTATTCCCGTATTTATCAACACGAGGGCCGGTATAATGATAAGCAATGCCGTTGAACGTCACGTCCTGTAACAACCGCTCTCTTTGACTCCTGTCCTGTGGTGCTGCACTTAGCCGGGAGGGAAGTTGCAGGAATTCATCTATGCTGTATTTAAAACAAGACAACGCAAACTGATTGGCATAAATGAAATGAGGATCAGTACCAGTTCCATGCGCCAGGATGCTATATGGAGCTTTTTCATGCAGCCATTGTGCGCGTTCCGAAACATCCGGTGGCGCTGGAAGTGGCCTGCCATTCCTATGAAGGAAATTTTGATCAATTTGTGTGATTAAAGAAATATACGATGATGTCATGGCTGTAATTATAAATTTTTGAGACGGGGATTCTGGCCCAGCTCCTGTTGGTGATCTACCGGCACTTCTATGAGCAGGGAACGTTGTCCATACATTTCCATACGATGTAATATCTCCTCCAGATTGCACAGGTCAGGCCGTAGCCGTACAACCTCCCAGCCACAGGCGCTGGCGATCGCGCAATAATCGATGGTAGTAACACGTGCATGGTAATGTGGTACTGCGATATCGGGTAATACCTTTTCCAGTCCTTGTTCAACGATGGACAAAGATTCATTGTTCAACAGAAAAATAATGATACCCAGCTGGCTTGCTTCTCCTAAGGATCCGGA
The genomic region above belongs to Chitinophaga sp. 180180018-3 and contains:
- a CDS encoding amidohydrolase produces the protein MDKIANDSRYTFKNVLLETGFEYDGEEVVKTKTALFCVEIEDGKIKAIAPNDPAKDAIDAKGWLMLPAFKDMHAHLDKMLYGLPWQAVSAKRRTVKDQIAYEQKMIPEWLKTSVERTEKLIEFLQSNGTHYIRSHFNIDPTSGFDSLKHLEIALKNKQKTAGAELVAFPQHGVFYTNTAPLLKEVAKMDIDFIGGVDPYSIDGSIEKTMDLITQLAIDHNRGIDIHLHEAGESGVKTIEYLINKANENPVLRGKTFVSHAFALGHLSGVETERMAARLAEAGVGIVSSVPFGNTIMPIPVLRKHGVEVLVGNDNIQDHWSTFGPGNMLRKAKLIAGLYGYTSEWALSRTLAFATRYVLPLDDKGNQQWPKAGNDADLVFLEASCSAEVVARVSPVKSLVHKGNIVF
- a CDS encoding DUF4822 domain-containing protein, which encodes MKNVKKVTSLLLLAVCSIFFFSCSKDKDPEPKQLTPAETLASTPWETTNAKNNKGENVVLTDANVSNFVGFAYFKADGTFTMYNLDNSPKMHGDWTVSADGKTRTIVAKNDAGAVLFTRVVDITVLTKQEFTYRIYPDSNDKTVYFDIIHTPTTHAEPKK
- a CDS encoding helix-turn-helix transcriptional regulator is translated as MKIYDDTSYIPVLGLHEFRKGQLAGREEFLFNELHGERHIEKPHKHDFFIINLFESAKGVHNIDFHDYPIGNKQIHVLFPGQVHTWSIKPNTTGYQLMIQQRFFERFAPFFRFSFSNYMNHPVIPLTNNNFKLLKYEFDAIKDELSSPDSVQEIISARAAVIAAIVSKEAENIFTDLKVLQSNPRLAQFNMLIDKFYKREKLVGFYASKLHISANYLNILCKNQLHVSATKLIQQRVLLEAKRLLQTTDLSIKEIAFELGFVDHAYFSNFFKAQAGVTPTQFREG
- a CDS encoding MEKHLA domain-containing protein; amino-acid sequence: MTSSYISLITQIDQNFLHRNGRPLPAPPDVSERAQWLHEKAPYSILAHGTGTDPHFIYANQFALSCFKYSIDEFLQLPSRLSAAPQDRSQRERLLQDVTFNGIAYHYTGPRVDKYGNTFTIYDGVIWRLVHPDGSALGQAALFWCNESERPAWYV